Proteins encoded together in one Mugil cephalus isolate CIBA_MC_2020 chromosome 16, CIBA_Mcephalus_1.1, whole genome shotgun sequence window:
- the LOC125021960 gene encoding carbohydrate sulfotransferase 3-like isoform X1, with translation MKSGTPSDTAAHQHGWMKHCLQRGIQTTRRLFKKATGDLQDWQKLLRSSPQKHIRARLHPRMRIKYTIPIVFVVALVIIEKENNIISRVSDKIILKETPQTPLQPSGLSHMLLKRNGSFPSFRQMDLMLMKRRLENYSEHQEVKLKGRKHILLLATTRTGSSFVGEFFNQQGSNMFYLFEPLWHVEKMLTLDTGGTNATAAAKAYRDVLQQLFLCDFSLLESFIDPLPVGHITTALFRRESSSSLCEGPVCSPVIKGVFERYHCRTRRCGPLNLTLASESCLQKEHRAIKSVRVRQLENLRPLAEDPRLDIKFIQLVRDPRAVLASRMVAFAAKYKNWKEWATGGDVPIDDDEVRKLKGNCDNIRMSAKVGLKQPPWLRRRYMLVRYEDIARYPMKKAAEMYRFTGIPFTPQVKSWILKNTQASKETSGVYSTQKNSSEQVEKWRFSLPFKIAEVVQKVCGPTLKLFGYKFVSSEEMLTDKSVSLIEDKVFKWT, from the exons ATGAAAAGCGGGACTCCTTCAGACACCGCAGCTCATCAGCATGGTTG gATGAAACATTGCCTGCAGCGGGGAATACAAACAACCAGGAGGCTCTTTAAGAAGGCGACCGGAGACCTGCAAGATTGGCAGAAGCTATTAAGAAGCAGTCCGCAAAAGCATATCCGGGCAAGGCTACATCCAAGAATGAGGATCAAATACACCATACCCATCGTCTTTGTTGTGGCACTTGTTATcattgagaaagaaaacaacattatcTCAAG GGTGTCAGACAAGATCATCTTAAAGGAGACTCCGCAGACCCCTTTACAGCCTAGTGGTTTATCCCACATGCTGCTGAAGCGAAATGGTTCCTTCCCCTCGTTCAGACAGATGGACTTAATGCTGATGAAGCGGCGCCTGGAGAACTACAGCGAGCACCAGGAGGTGAAGCTGAAGGGAAGGAAACACATTCTCCTGTTAGCCACCACCCGGACCGGCTCCTCGTTTGTGGGCGAGTTTTTCAACCAGCAGGGGAGCAACATGTTTTACCTGTTCGAGCCGCTGTGGCACGTGGAAAAGATGCTGACTCTAGACACCGGAGGCACCAACGCCACAGCGGCGGCCAAGGCGTACCGTGACGTGCTCCAGCAGCTGTTTCTGTGTGACTTCTCCCTGCTGGAAAGCTTCATCGACCCCCTCCCCGTGGGCCACATCACCACCGCCCTGTTCCGCAGGGAGTCCAGCAGCTCTCTTTGCGAGGGGCCCGTCTGCAGCCCCGTCATCAAAGGGGTGTTCGAACGCTACCACTGCAGGACCAGGCGCTGCGGGCCCCTGAACCTGACCTTGGCGTCCGAGTCCTGCCTCCAGAAGGAGCACAGGGCCATCAAGTCGGTGAGGGTGCGGCAGCTCGAGAATCTCCGTCCCCTGGCCGAAGACCCGCGCCTCGACATCAAGTTCATTCAGCTGGTCCGAGACCCTCGGGCTGTGCTGGCCTCACGCATGGTGGCCTTCGCGGCCAAATACAAGAACTGGAAGGAGTGGGCCACGGGCGGGGACGTGCCCATCGACGACGATGAGGTGAGGAAGCTGAAAGGCAACTGCGACAACATCCGCATGTCCGCCAAGGTCGGCCTCAAGCAGCCGCCGTGGCTGCGCAGGCGTTACATGCTGGTGCGGTACGAGGACATCGCCCGGTACCCCATGAAGAAGGCAGCTGAGATGTACCGGTTTACTGGCATCCCGTTCACTCCGCAGGTGAAATCTTGGATTCTGAAGAACACCCAGGCTTCGAAGGAGACCAGCGGCGTTTACTCTACGCAAAAGAACTCCTCTGAACAAGTAGAGAAATGGAGGTTCAGTCTCCCGTTCAAGATCGCCGAAGTTGTGCAGAAAGTTTGTGGGCCAACGCTCAAGCTATTTGGGTACAAATTTGTGAGCAGCGAAGAGATGCTAACGGATAAGTCTGTTAGTCTGATTGAGGACAAAGTGTTCAAATGGACATGA
- the LOC125021960 gene encoding carbohydrate sulfotransferase 3-like isoform X2: MKHCLQRGIQTTRRLFKKATGDLQDWQKLLRSSPQKHIRARLHPRMRIKYTIPIVFVVALVIIEKENNIISRVSDKIILKETPQTPLQPSGLSHMLLKRNGSFPSFRQMDLMLMKRRLENYSEHQEVKLKGRKHILLLATTRTGSSFVGEFFNQQGSNMFYLFEPLWHVEKMLTLDTGGTNATAAAKAYRDVLQQLFLCDFSLLESFIDPLPVGHITTALFRRESSSSLCEGPVCSPVIKGVFERYHCRTRRCGPLNLTLASESCLQKEHRAIKSVRVRQLENLRPLAEDPRLDIKFIQLVRDPRAVLASRMVAFAAKYKNWKEWATGGDVPIDDDEVRKLKGNCDNIRMSAKVGLKQPPWLRRRYMLVRYEDIARYPMKKAAEMYRFTGIPFTPQVKSWILKNTQASKETSGVYSTQKNSSEQVEKWRFSLPFKIAEVVQKVCGPTLKLFGYKFVSSEEMLTDKSVSLIEDKVFKWT, from the exons ATGAAACATTGCCTGCAGCGGGGAATACAAACAACCAGGAGGCTCTTTAAGAAGGCGACCGGAGACCTGCAAGATTGGCAGAAGCTATTAAGAAGCAGTCCGCAAAAGCATATCCGGGCAAGGCTACATCCAAGAATGAGGATCAAATACACCATACCCATCGTCTTTGTTGTGGCACTTGTTATcattgagaaagaaaacaacattatcTCAAG GGTGTCAGACAAGATCATCTTAAAGGAGACTCCGCAGACCCCTTTACAGCCTAGTGGTTTATCCCACATGCTGCTGAAGCGAAATGGTTCCTTCCCCTCGTTCAGACAGATGGACTTAATGCTGATGAAGCGGCGCCTGGAGAACTACAGCGAGCACCAGGAGGTGAAGCTGAAGGGAAGGAAACACATTCTCCTGTTAGCCACCACCCGGACCGGCTCCTCGTTTGTGGGCGAGTTTTTCAACCAGCAGGGGAGCAACATGTTTTACCTGTTCGAGCCGCTGTGGCACGTGGAAAAGATGCTGACTCTAGACACCGGAGGCACCAACGCCACAGCGGCGGCCAAGGCGTACCGTGACGTGCTCCAGCAGCTGTTTCTGTGTGACTTCTCCCTGCTGGAAAGCTTCATCGACCCCCTCCCCGTGGGCCACATCACCACCGCCCTGTTCCGCAGGGAGTCCAGCAGCTCTCTTTGCGAGGGGCCCGTCTGCAGCCCCGTCATCAAAGGGGTGTTCGAACGCTACCACTGCAGGACCAGGCGCTGCGGGCCCCTGAACCTGACCTTGGCGTCCGAGTCCTGCCTCCAGAAGGAGCACAGGGCCATCAAGTCGGTGAGGGTGCGGCAGCTCGAGAATCTCCGTCCCCTGGCCGAAGACCCGCGCCTCGACATCAAGTTCATTCAGCTGGTCCGAGACCCTCGGGCTGTGCTGGCCTCACGCATGGTGGCCTTCGCGGCCAAATACAAGAACTGGAAGGAGTGGGCCACGGGCGGGGACGTGCCCATCGACGACGATGAGGTGAGGAAGCTGAAAGGCAACTGCGACAACATCCGCATGTCCGCCAAGGTCGGCCTCAAGCAGCCGCCGTGGCTGCGCAGGCGTTACATGCTGGTGCGGTACGAGGACATCGCCCGGTACCCCATGAAGAAGGCAGCTGAGATGTACCGGTTTACTGGCATCCCGTTCACTCCGCAGGTGAAATCTTGGATTCTGAAGAACACCCAGGCTTCGAAGGAGACCAGCGGCGTTTACTCTACGCAAAAGAACTCCTCTGAACAAGTAGAGAAATGGAGGTTCAGTCTCCCGTTCAAGATCGCCGAAGTTGTGCAGAAAGTTTGTGGGCCAACGCTCAAGCTATTTGGGTACAAATTTGTGAGCAGCGAAGAGATGCTAACGGATAAGTCTGTTAGTCTGATTGAGGACAAAGTGTTCAAATGGACATGA
- the ghitm gene encoding growth hormone-inducible transmembrane protein has protein sequence MLVARLTCLRSLPLVGLRPVLTHGSPALRTPTMKACSPLLRPQQGYSSKARFGFRRAKTAREQLKEAAFEPATDTAMKIDSMGRMILAGGAVVGLGALCYYGLGMSNNIGAIEKAMIWPQYVKDRIHSTYMYFAGSVGLTALSAVAVSRTPALMGLMMRGSWLAIGATFAAMIGAGMLVRSISYEHSPVPKHLAWMLHAGVMGAVIAPLTLLGGPLMMRAAWYTAGIVGGLSTVAMCAPSEKFLNMGGPLAVGFGVVFASSIGSMFLPPSSAFGAGLYSIAVYGGLVLFSMFLLYDTQKVIKKAETHPVYAAQKFDPINACMGIYMDTLNIFMRLVMILANGGGGRRK, from the exons ATGTTGGTGGCGAGGCTGACATGTCTGAGGAGTCTCCCGCTCGTCGGGCTACGTCCTGTGCTGACACATGGCTCCCCAGCCCTGAGGACACCCACCATGAAGGCCTGTTCACCCCTGCTCAGGCCCCAACAG GGTTATTCCTCTAAGGCCAGATTTGGTTTCCGCCGTGCCAAGACTGCCAGAGAACAGCTCAAAGAAGCAGCTTTTGAGCCAGCAACAGACACGGCCATGAAAA TCGACAGCATGGGAAGAATGATTCTGGCTGGAGGTGCAGTAGTTGGACTTGGAGCTCTGTGTTACTACGGGCTTGGCATGTCCAATAATATCGGTGCCATTGAGAAAGCAAT GATCTGGCCTCAGTACGTGAAGGACAGAATCCACTCCACCTACATGTACTTTGCAGGCAGTGTTGGACTGACGGCTCTGTCCGCTGTAGCTGTGAGCAGAACTCCAGCACTTATGGGTCTGATGATGAGAGGATCCTGGCTG GCAATTGGAGCAACTTTTGCTGCTATGATTGGTGCCGGGATGCTGGTTAGGTCCATTTCTTACGAGCACAGTCCAGTTCCCAAACACCTTGCTTGGATGCTTCATGCAG GTGTGATGGGTGCAGTCATCGCCCCCCTTACTCTTCTGGGAGGGCCCCTGATGATGAGGGCCGCCTGGTACACAGCTGGCATCGTGGGAGGTCTCTCCACTGTGGCCATGTGTGCCCCAAGTGAGAAGTTCCTCAACATGGGAGGGCCCCTGGCTGTCGGCTTTGGAGTGGTGTTTGCCTCTTCTATTG GATCGATGTTCCTGCCGCCGTCCTCAGCGTTCGGAGCAGGCCTCTACTCGATCGCCGTCTACGGAGGCCTGGTCCTGTTCAGCATGTTCCTCCTCTATGACACGCAGAAGGTCATCAAGAAGGCGGAGACGCACCCCGTCTACGCTGCCCAGAAATTCGACCCCATCAACGC GTGCATGGGGATTTACATGGACACGCTGAACATCTTCATGAGGCTGGTGATGATTCTGGCcaacggcggcggcggcagaaGGAAGTAA